AGGGCTGGGAGACCCGCTCGCTGCCGATCGGCAACGGCCCCATGGGCGCCACCGTGTTCGGCGGCGTCCAGGCCGAGCGGCTGCAGTTCAACGACAAGACGCTGTGGACCGGCGGTCCAGGCGTGTCCGACTACAACTTCGGCAACTGGGAGACGCCGCGGCCCGGCGCGCTGGAGGGCATCAGGGAGCGCATCTGGAAGGAGGGCGGCATCTCGCCCAACGACGTGCTCGCCGCCCTCGGCCTGAAGAGCGACTCGCCCCGCCACCGCCGCTTCGGCGCCTACCAGAGCTTCGGCGACCTGCGCCTCGCCTTCGCCGGCCTGCCCGCCCAGGTGAGCGAGTACCGCAGGGACCTCGACCTCTCCCGCGCCCTCGCCGGGGTCTCCTTCAAGGCCGGCGACGTCCGGTACACCAGGGAGTACTTCGCCTCCGCGCCGGCCGGCGTGGTGGTCGCCAGGCTCGGTGCCGACCGGCCGGGCCGGCTGACGTTCACCTCCAGGATCGCCGTGCCGGCCAACCGGACGGCCACCGCCGCGGCCTCCGGCGGCCGGATCACCGTGAAGGGCGCGCTCAACAGCAACGGCATGCGGTACGAGACCCAGCTGCAGGTGATCAACGAGGGCGGCACCAGAACCGAGCAGCCGGACGGCTCGGTCACGGTGACCGGCGCCGACGCCGCGGTCCTCATCCTCGGGACCGGCACCGACTACGCCGACGACTACCCCACCTACAAGGGCGCCGACCCGCACGCCGCGCTCACCGCGAAGGTCGACGGCGCCGCCGCCCAGGGCTACGAGGAGCTGCGGGCCGCGCACGAGGCCGACCACACCAGGCTGTTCGACAGGGTGCGGCTCGACCTCGGCGGCGTCCTGCCCCCGATCCCTACCGACGACCTGCTCGCGCGGTACGGCAGGGGCACCCCCGCCGCCGCGGACCGGGCCCTGGAGCAGCTGTTCTACCAGTACGGCCGGTACCTGCTGATCGCCTCGTCCAGGCCGGGCTCGCTGCCGGCCAATCTGCAGGGCGTGTGGAACGTCCTGGAGGCCCCGCCCTGGCAGGCGGACTACCACCTCAACATCAACGTGCAGATGAACTACTGGCCCGCCGAGATCGCCAACCTCGCCGAGACGGCCGAGCCGTTCCACGCCTACGTCGACCGCCTGCGCGAACCGGGCAGGGTGACGGCCAGGCAGATGTACGGCACGCGCGGCTGGGTAGCCCACCACGCCTCCAACATCTTCGGCCAGACCGGCGCCTGGGACCACCCCGCCTACTTCTTCCCCGAGTCGGGGGCGTGGCTGTCCCAGCAGCTCTACGACCACTACCGCTTCACACTCGACAAGGACTACCTGACCGGCACCGCCTACCCGGTCATGAAGGAGACGGCGCAGTTCTGGCTCGACTTCCTCCAGACCGACCCCCGGGACGGCAGGCTCGTCGCCATCCCCAGCCGCTCCCCGGAGATCGGGCCCACGACGGCTGGGGCGTCGATGTCGCAGCAGATCCTGTGGCACCTGTTCACCGACCTGCGCGAGGCGGCCGGGCTGGTGGGCGACGAGGAGTACGCCGCGGAGGCCGAGAAGGTCCTGGCCAAGCTCGACCCGGGCCTGCGGGTCGGCAGGTGGGGCCAGCTGCAGGAGTGGAAGGAGGACATCGACGACCCGAAGGAGACCCACCGGCACGTCTCGCACCTGTTCTCCGTCCACCCCGGCAGGCAGATCTCGCCGCGCACCACGCCGGAGCTGGCCGAGGCCGCCAAGGTCTCGCTCAACGCCCGCACCGACGTCGGCACCGGGTGGAGCAAGGCCTGGAAGATCAACTTCTGGGCCCGGCTGCTCGACGGTGACCGCGCGCACAAACTGCTGAGCGACCAGCTGCAGACCAGCACGCTGGCCAACCTCTGGGACACCCACCCGCCCTTCCAGATCGACGGCAACTTCGGCGCCACCTCGGGCATGACCGAGATGCTGCTGCAGAGCCACCTCGGCGCGGCCGACATCCTGCCCGCGCTGCCCGCGGCCTGGCGCGACGGCAGCGTCGAGGGGCTGCGCGCCCGCGGCGCCCACACCGTGGGGATCACCTGGAAGGCGGGCCGGCTGCGCGAGGTGCGCCTCACCTCCGACAAGGGCGGCGAGGTGAAGCTGCGCAACGCCGCCTTCGCCGGGAAGGTCAGGGTCACCACGGCCGGCGGCAGGCCGGTGCCGCACCGGGCCGAGGGCGACACGCTGACACTGCCCACCAGGCAGGGCGAGGACTACCGCGTCGTGGTCCAGGCCGAGGTGAGCGTCGGCGTGCCCGAGGGGCCGCACCGGCCGGGCGCCGAGGTGCCCGTCACGGTCACGCTCGCCGCGGTCGACCGGTCCACGCTGCCCTCCACGCGGGTGACGCTGGGGCTGCCCCAGGGCTGGACGGCCGAGCCCGCGTCCGCCAGGCTGCTGCCGGTCAGGCCGGGTGAGTCCCGTACGGCCACCTTCACCGTGCGGGTGCCCCAGGACGCGACGGCAGGGGCGCACCCGGTCACGGGCAGCGCCGCCTCGGGCGGCTGGAGCGCAGGCGGGCAGGCGCGGATCCAGGTGGGCTGATCCTCAGGCCGAGGCGGACAGGTTCTCCTGAGACCTGCCCGCCTCAGCCCCAAGCGCCGCCTCGTCGGCGGACGGCACGGCCAGCTGGCCGCCGCGGTGGTGGCGGCGGCACAGCACCTGGTAGCGGACCGGCGAGGCGTCGGTGTCGCCGATCACGACCTGCTCGCCGCTGCGCGCCATCGCGCCCCCGACGACGCGGGCGTTCAGCAGTCCGGGCCGCCCGCACCAGCACAGCACCTCGACCTGCAGCCTGCACACCTCGTCCGCCAGCTCGAACAGGCGCTGCGCGGCGGGGAACATCCGCGACCTGAAGTCGGAGGCCAGGCCGAAGGCGTAGACGTCCACCCCGTGCTCGTCGACCAGGTCGGCCAGCTGCTCGATCTGCTCCAGGGTGTAGAAGCACGCCTCGTCGCAGATCAGGTAGTCGATCCTGTCGTGCCCCCGCACCAGCTCCACCAGGTCGAGGGAGTCGTCCACCTCGATGGCGTCGAGCCCGAGCCCTATCCTGCTGGTGACCTTCGGGCCGCCCGACCTGTCGTGCTTGGTCAGCACCAGTCCGCGCCTGCCCTGCCGTCCGTGGTTGTAGTTCATCTGGAGGGCCAGCGTCGACTTACCGCAGTCCATGGGACCGAAGTAGAACTTCAGCACGGCGTCGCGGGCGGCGGAGGGCACGGAGGAGAGCGCGGACAATTCGGTCACAGGCCGCTAGCTTACTGGGCATCACTTATGTTCCCACCGGCATCAGGAGGCAACTGTGGCCACGGACAACCCGGCTGCGCTGGACGCGTTGATGACCCCCGACGACCTGACCGCCGCCCAGGCCGACGCGGCACGCTGGCGCTACGGCTTCTTCGTCGTGCTGACCGGCATCATCGTCATCCTCGTGGCGTTCGGGGCCGCGGTGTTCGCCACCAAGGAGTTCGCCACCATGTTCGCCGGGGTGTGCGGCGTGATCGGCACCATCATCGGCGCCTACTTCGGCATCCAGGCCGGCCAGTCCGGCAAGGCGCGGGTGGAGATGGAGCTGACCAAGGCGCACGAGCTGGCCGTACGGCTGGCGGCCTACGTCGGCACCGAGAACGCCCCCAAGGTGATCGACGACGTGCTCGGCAGCAGGAGACGATGAAGAAACGCCGGTTGTTCGGCAGGTTTCGCTGATCCCCGCGGGCAGGTCCATCGGTAGACACTGAACCCATGCGTATCGGAGTGGACACCGGGGGCACGTTCACCGACGTGGTGGCGGTCGACGAGCGGACCGGCGAGATCTTCACCACCAAGACGCCCTCGACGCCCGCCAACCCGGCCGACGGGTTCATGGCGGGCCTTGCGAAGGTGGGCGGCGCGAAGGCGGGCGTGGCGGTCACCGGGTTGGTGCACGGCACCACCGTGGCCACCAACCAGCTGCTCGAGGACCGGATCCAGGACCTCGGGTTCGTGACCACCGAGGGGTTCGAGTTCATCCTGGAGATCGCCAGGCAGAGCGTGCCCGACGGCTACGGCAACTCCTACTTCTGGGTGAAGCCGCCCAGGATCGTGCCCGTGCACCGGGTGAAGACGGTCGGCGGGCGTCTCGATCACCTGGGCGCCGAGGTCCGGCCGTTCGACGAGGAGGAGGCCACGCGGGTCGCGCGGTGGTTCAGGGAGCGGGGGATCACCGCGATCGGGGTGTGCTTCCTGCATTCCTACGCCAACCCCGGGCACGAGGCGCGGATGCGCGAGGTGCTCGAACGCGAACACCCCGAGGCCGTGGTGTCGCTGTCGAGCGACGTGCTGAGGGAGTACAGGGAGTACGAGCGCTCGGTCACGACGCTGGTCGACGCGGCGGTCAAGCCGACGATGCGGCGCTACATCGCCAACCTGTCCGAGCGGCTGCGCATGCCGTACTCGGTGATGAAGTCGAACGGCGGCATCCTCAGCGCCGCCGAGGTGGTGCACCAGCCGATCACCACGGTGCTGTCGGGGCCCGCGGCGGGGGCGCTGGGCGCGGCGCTGATCGCCGCCACGTCCGGGCACCCCTCCGTCATCACGCTGGACGGCGGCGGCACCTCCACGGACGTGGCGGTGGTCGTGGACGGCGAGCCCTCGCTCACCACCGAGGGCTCGATCGGGCGCTACCCGTGCAAGATCCCGATGATCGACATCGTGACCGTGGGCGCGGGCGGCGGCTCGATCGCCTGGATCTCGCCCGAGGGCACGCTGAAAGTGGGGCCGCGGTCGGCGGGGGCCGATCCGGGGCCGCTGTGTTACGGCAGGGGCGGCGGCGACGTCACGGTCACCGACGCGCACGTCTTCCTCGGCAGGATCCCGCCGCACCTGCTCGGCGGCGAGATCCCGCTCGACCGGCAGGCGGCGAGGGAGGGCGTCGAGGCGCTGGCGGGCAAGCTCGGCCTCAGCCCCGAGCGCACCGCGACGGGCGTCCTGGAGATCAGCGCGTTCAACCAGTGCAACGCGATCAGGCAGATCACCGTCAAGCGCGGGCTCGACGTGCGCGACTTCCCGCTGGTCACCTTCGGCGGCTCGGGGCCCCTGCTGGCCTGCCGCCTCATCGACATCCTCGGGCTGCCCGCGGTGATCGTGCCGCCCGACCCCGGCAACGTGTCGGCGTTCGGCCTGCTCACCGTGGACGTCAAGAACGACTACGTCCGCACCCACGTCACGAGGAGCCCGGATCTGAACGTGCTGGAGGGGATCTTCGCCGAGCTGGAAGGGCAGGCGGTCGCCGCCCTCGACCGCGAGGGCTTCACCTCGCCCGTCTGCCGGCGCAGCGCCGACCTGCGCTACTACGGTCAGGCCTACGAGGTGCGGGTGCCCGCGCCACCCGGCCCGCTCGGCGAGGAGTGGCGCGCCGAGGTGCTCGCCCGCTTCCACGAGGCGCACGAGCGGCTCTACGGCTACGCCTACCGCGACGATCCCCGGCACGCCGTGGAGTGGGTCAACCTCAGGGTCTCGGGCATCGGCCCCATCACCAGGCCCGCCATCCCCGAACGTTCCCGGCGCGGCGAGGAGGCCCTTCCCGCCCCCGGCGCTCGGCGGGTCTGCTTCGACGAGCGCGAGGGCTGGGCCGAGTGCCCCGTCCACCAGCGCGCGGACCTGCGCTGGGGCGACGTGGTCAGCGGTCCGGCGGTGATCGAGGAGTACGGCTCGACTCTGCCGCTCCACCCCGGTTTCACCGCCGCGTGCGACGCGCACGGCAACCTGGTCATCCGCAGGGCCGACGCGGCCGCGCCCGGCACCGGCGGGGCCGTCCGAGAGCGCGAGACGGGAGAGAGCCTGTGACCGCCGTTGACCCGATCCTCGTGGAGATCGTCGAAGGCACGCTCGCCTCCGTGGAGAAGGAGGTCGAGACCGCGATCGCGCGCACGGCCCGCTCCCCGATGATCCGCGACGCCCACGACTTCCGCGCCGGCATCCACGACATCAGGCTGCGCAAGCTGACCGGACGCTCCTACTCCGCCCTGGTCCAGCCCGTCGTCCGCGACTTCCCGATCGAGACGATGAACCAGGGCGACGTCTTCTTCCACAACGACGTCTACCTCTCCGAGGGCGGCATCGGCCACCTGCCCGACCTCTGCGTCACCGTGCCCGTCTTCCACCGGGGCGAGGTGGTGTCCTTCGTGCAGGCCTTCGGCCACCATGACGACATCGGCGGGTCGGTGCCCGGCAGCATGCCCTCCCACGCGCGCTCGGTCTTCGAGGAGGGCCTGATGGTGCCGCCGATCAGACTGTGGGAGCGCGGCGTGCCCAACGAGGCCGCGCTGCGGATCATGACCCGCAACTCCCGCATGCCCGACTCGCTCGCCGGTGACCTCGACGCCGAGTGCTCGGCCTGCCTGATGGGAGCGCGCCGCCTGGCCGAGCTCTTCGACCGCTACGGCAGGGCCGAGGTCGAGCGGTGCTTCGACGCCATCATCGGCAAGACCACCGAGACCTTCCGCAGGGAGCTGCTGTCGAAGATCCCCGAGGGGGTCTACGTCTGGGAGGACTACGCCGAGCACGACGGCGTCGACGAGCCGCGCCTGCACACCCAGCGCATCACGCTCACCCGGCTGGAGGACCGCCTCGTCATCGACTTCACCGGCACCTCGCCGCAGGCCAAGGGCCCGATCAACCACGCGGGCGACTACGCCGACGGGGTGTTCCTGAAGAAGTGGCTGGCCCCGATCCTGCGCAACCTCGCCGACACGCCCGAGCGGATGGCCGAACTCGACGTCAACGAGGGCGTGGTCCCGCTCATCGAGATGCGCTTCCCCGAGAAGGGCACGCTGCTGACGCCGGTCTTCCCCGCGCCCACCAACGCCAGGACCTTCGTCATCCTGCGGCTGCTCGGGGTGCTGGCGGGGGTGCTGGCCAAGGCGACGGGCGGGCGGATGCCGGCCGACCAGGAGACCATCCGCTACACCGGCGTGTACGGCGAGGACGCGGGCGGCGTGCCGTACCTGATGAGAGAGGTCCTGGGCGGCGGCTCGGGCGGGCGGTGGTACGCCGACGGGGAGGACACCATCCACGTGGTGCCCGACTCGCGCAACATCCCCGTGGAGTTCGCCGAGGCGCGCTGGCCGTTCAGGGTGGAGCGGCTCGGGCTCGCGGTCGACTCGGGCGGACCGGGGCTGTTCAGGGGCGGGCTCGGCTACGACAAGCACATCAGGATGCTCAGGGACGCCTCCTACATGTCGATCGCCGACCGGTCGATCCTCTCGTGCTGGGGGGTCAACGGGGGACGGGCCGGGCGTCCCTTCACGGTCTCGGTGGCGGGACAGGAGATGGAGGGGCTGGTCGACGACCATCCGGTGCGGGCGGGCGAGATCATCCGCATCCGCACCACGGGAGGCGGCGGCTGGGGCTCGCCGTACGAGCGCGACCCCGAGAAGGTGGCCGCCGACGTACGCGACGGGAAGGTCTCAGCCGAGGGCGCGCGGGCCGACTACGGCGTGGTCCTCGACGGGGACGAGGTCGACGAGGCGGCCACCAGGGAGTTGCGCGCCCGGCTGAGCGCGGCCCCGGCCCCGTTCTTCGACCGCGGCCCCGGCTACCCGACCCTGTCCGGCGGCCGCACCCACGCGGAGGTGGACGACCACTAGCCCGCTGGTGGCGGATTTTCCCGAAGACCCCAACCCCAAGCCCACCCTCGCCCGTCCGGCGCTCACCTACGTGGATCCTCGAAAAGACCTCTGCGCCCGCCCGCGCGAGTCCTCCCATCAGATCTGCGCGGAGGGAACCGCCTGCTTCAGCTGGCGGGGGAATCCGCGCTCCCCCCGTTCGGATTTTGTCGGTGCCCGCCGGTAGCGTGGTGATCTCATTACCGAGCGTTGGAGGTGGGTGTGCGCAGGTCGTTCACGTTTCTGTTGCGCCCCACCAGCAAGCAGGCCGTCGCGCTCGCGCAGTGCGTAGAGGATCACCGGCAGATGTACAACGCCGCCTTGGAGCATCGGCGCACCGCCTACCGCAAGGCAGGCGTGACCGTCCGGTACGGCGATCAATCGGCCGAGTTGAAACACATCCGCGCCGACGACCCTGATGGGCACGGCCGGTGGTCGTTCTCCTCCCAGCAGGCCACCCTCAGGCGTCTGGACAAGACGTTCGCGGCGTTCTTCTCCCGCGTCAAGGCCAGTCGCGCGCCGGGCTTCCCGCGTTTCAAGGGACGTGGCTGGTTCGACACGGTGCAGTGGCCCAAGGATGGTGACGGCTGCCGGTGGGATTCCCAGCCTGAGCATCCTTCAGCGAGGTTCGTCCGCTTGCAGGGCATCGGGCATGTGCGGGTCCACCAGCACCGGCCGGTGCGTTGAAGACGATCAGTGTGAAGCGGGAAGGCCGCCGCTGGTACGTCGTGCTGTCGTGCGACGGCGTGCCCGCCCAGACCCTGCCCGCAACTGGCGCGGTGGCCGGTATCGACATGGGTGTGGCCTCGCTGGTGACGACCAGCGACGGCCGGCATCTGGCCAACCCGCGCCACCTGGCCACCTCCGCCGACCGTCTCGCGGAGGCTCAGCGCGACCTCACCCGCAAGAAGCGAGGTAGCAAGCGCCGTCGCAAGGCCGTGGTACGAGTGGCCGCGCTGCACGCGAAGGTACGCCGTCAACGCCTGGACAGCGCGCACAAGGCTGCGCTCGCGCTGGTCATGGTGCACGAGGACCTGCGGATCGCGAACATGACCCGATCGGCGTCCGGCACGTTGGAGGCACCCGGCCGGAACGTCGCAGCGAAGTCCGGCCTCAACCGGAGCATCCTGGACGCCGGTTGGGGGGTGTTCCTGACGGTCCTCGCGCACAAGGCTGAAAGCGCCGGTCGCGAGCTGATCGCAGTGAACCCCGCCAACACCTCGCGCACCTGCTCGCGTTGCGGGCACTGTGCGCAGGAGAACCGCGTCACCCAAGCCGAGTTCGCGTGCGTGGCGTGCGGGCACACCGCACACGCCGACGTGAACGCGGCGATCAACATCTTGAGGGCAGGGCTTGCCCTTCGACAGGCTGCGGGAGCGGCTTAGCGAGAAGCCGCTCCCTTCAGGGAGCGGAGGAGTCACGATGGCGCACACTCAGAACTGGAGGACGCTGTGCGAATTGCCCTGGCGGGGTTGGCCACCAGCCACCCCTACACCGACGCCCGTACGCTGGCCCGCCACGCCGAGCTGGTGGTCTGGGAGCAGGACGAGGAGCGGCTGCGGCGCTTCACGCAGGAGCACCCCTCGGCCAAGGTCGCGGGATCTCTGCCCGAGCTGCTGGCGGCCGAGCCGGACGGCGTCGTGCTCACCGTGCCCAACCCTCAGGCGCCCGACGCGCTGAGGGCGGTGCTGGAGACCGGCGCGCCGGTGTTCATGAACAAGCCGGCCGCCGCGACCAGGGCCCAGCTCGACGCGCTCGACCGGCTGGAGATCACCGATCGGGTGCTGTCCAGCTCCGTGCTGAGGTTCGCGCCCGCGTTCACGGCCGCCCGGGTCGACCCCGACGAGGTGCTGGCCGTGCGCGCCACGGTCAGGCACGACGTCGGGCTCTGGGCGACCGGCTACAACCCGTGGCAGGACACGCCGGGCGCGGGCGGCGGCACCATGGTCACGATGGGCATCCACGGCGTGGAGCTGCTCGTCGCCCTGCTGGGCCCCGCGGTACGGCTGGCGGGCGCGGCCGGCGCCGTCCGCCACTACGAGGGCCTGCGCTCGGAGGACACCGGCGTCATGGCGCTGCGCTGGGACAGCGGGGTCACCGGCACTGTGGAGATCATCGGCGTCTCGGACTCCGAGGCCTACACCGTCACCGTGCACACCCGCGACGGCTCGCGCGACATCGTCATCGAGGGCGGCGACGACGTGCTCAAGGGCCTCGGCTACGAGGGCACGGTCGAGGCCTTCCTCGCCATGGTCGGCGGCGCGCCGAGCCCGGTGCCGTGGGCCCAGACCCGGGCGATCCTGGGCGTCCTGGTGGACGCCCGCGAGGCCGTGCCCGCGCGATAAAAATCACCCCCCATTGACAGGAAAACACTCGCGAAGTTACGGTCTGGACCGTAAATGAGAGGAGTTCCGGGGTGCGGACGGTAGCAGAGCTCGAGGAACGGCTGGCGCGGCCCAGCGATGGCCTGGTCGACGACCTGGCCAGGCTCGACGGCGACATCATGATCCTTGGCGCGGGGGGAAAGCTCGGACCGAGCCTCGTCAGGCTCGCCCTCAACGCGACCAAGGGCAGCAGGCGGATCGTGGCCGTCTCCAGGTTCTCCGAGCCTGGCCTGGCCGATGACCTGACGCGGGAGGGCGCCACGGTCGTCAGCGCCGACGTGGCCGACGAGCAGGCGCTGCGCGACCTGCCCGACGTGGAGAACGTGGTCTTCCTGGTCGGCGCCAAGTTCGGCACCCAGGGCGCCGAGCACGCCACCTGGTTCACCAACTCCTACCTGCCCGGACGGGTCGCCGACCGGTTCAGGGACAGCAGGATCGCGGCCCTGTCGACCGGCAACGTCTACCCGCTCGTCCCCGTGACCAGCGGCGGCGCGACCGAGGAGACCCCGGCCGACCCGGTGGGCGAGTACGCGATGAGCTGCCTGGGCAGGGAGCGGGTGATGTCGCACTTCAGCGAGAAGTACGGCACGCGCCTGGCCCTCATCAGGCTCAACTACGCCGTCGAGATGCGCTACGGCGTCCTCGTCGACCTGGCGCAGAAGGTCCACGCGGGCGAGCCCGTCGACCTGTCCACCGGCATGGCCAACGTGGTCTGGCAGGGCTACGCCAACGAGGTCACGCTCCGCTCGCTGCTGCACGCGCAGGCTCCGCCGTTCACGCTCAACCTGACCGGACCCGAGCTGATCTCGGTCCGGCAGGCCGCCACCGACCTCGGCAGGGCGCTGGGCAAGCAGCCCTCCTTCGTCGGCGAGGAGGCGCCCACCGCGCTGCTGTCGAACGCGGCCAAGTGTCACAGGCTCTTCGGCTACCCGGAGCTGGCGCCCGCCGAGCTGATCGAGCTCACCGCGCGCTGGGTGGCCGACGGCGGGCCGCTGCTCGGCAAGCCGACCAAGTTCGAGCGCCGCGACGGCCGGTTCTGATCCGCATGCTCATCGATCAAGGGGGAAGTGACGTGCTCAGCACGGCTCCAGAGGCTCAGACGTCCGTCCGCGACCTGTTCAGGCGCGGCCTGGTCATCCCTGCGCACCCGCTGGCGCTCGACGCGGGACGCAAGCTGGACGAGCGCCGCCAGCGGGCGCTGACCCGCTACTACGTCGAGGCGGGCGCGGGCGGCCTGGCCGTGGGCGTCCACACCACGCAGTTCGCCATCCACGGCACCGACCTGCTGCCGCCCGTCCTGGAGCTGGCGGCGGAGACCGCCCGCGAGGCGGGCCGCGAGATCGTCATGGTCGCGGGCGCGACGGGCCCGACCGACCAGGCCGTGGCCGAGGCCGAGCTGGCCCGCTCGCTCGGCTACCACATGGTGCTGCTCAGCCCCTACCGGGAGCTGAACGAGGACCAGCTGATCGAGCGGGCCCGCGCGGTCGGCGAGGTGCTGCCCGTCATCGGCTTCTACCTGCAGCCCGCCGTGGGCGGCCGCACCCTGTCCAGGAGTTTCTGGACGCGGCTGGCGGCCATCGAGTCGGTCGTCGGCATCAAGGTGGCGCCCTTCGACCGCTACCGCACGCTCGACGTGCTGCACGGCGTGGTCAGGGCGGGGCGCGCCGACGAGGTGGCGCTCTACACCGGCAACGACGACCACATCCTGGCCGACCTCATCACCACCCACCGGGTGATCGTGGACGGCCGCGAGGTCGAGGTCGAGTTCGTCGGCGGCCTGCTCGGCCAGTGGGCGGTCTGGGTCAAGAAGGCGGTCGAGCTGCTGGACGAGGCCAAGCTGGCCCGCGCCGGCGACGACGCGGCGGTGCGCAGGCTGCTCGGGCTCGACGGCCACCTCACCGACGCCAACGCCGCCATCTTCGACTCGGCCAACGGCTTCCACGGCTGCATCCCCGGCATCCACGAGATCCTGCGCCGCCAGGGGCTGCTGGCCGGACGCTGGTGCCTGGACCCGGCCGAGGAGCTGTCACCGGGACAGCTCGCCGAGATCGACCGCGTGTGGGCGGCCTACCCGTGGCTGCGCGACGACGACTTCGTCGCCGAGGGCCTCGACCGGTGGCTCGCCTAGCGGACGAGCCGGATCCGCGGATGGTGACCGGCCCAGAGAGCGAGCCGGGTCCGCGGGCGCTGGCCGGGCCGGCCTGGCTAGAGGGTCAGCCGGTAGAGGGTCAGGGGGCGGCCGCTGGTCCCGCTGGTCAGGTTGCCGGTGCGCTCGGCGAGCCCGGCCAGCTCAAGGCGGTGCAGCATGCGGCGGGCCGTGCGCTGCTGCACCGCGAGCCGTTCGGCGATCTCCCTGGTGGTCAGCGGCTCGCCGCCGGCCGCCTCGCGGGCCTCCAGCAGCTTCTCCAGCGTCGGCACCGAGAGGCCGACCCTGCGCGCGATCACCGACAGGTTCTGCTCGCCCGCGGGCGTCGCGCCGACCGACTCCAGCACGATGTCGGTGTCGGCGCGCAGCGACAGCACGGCGGCGACGTCGCCGATGCGCCTGGCCCGTGCCAGCGCCCTGCGCGCCAGGCTCTCGGCCTCGGCGGCGCTGCGGCCCAGACCGAAGCCCACCCTGACCACCTGGCTCGTCATGGTCAGCCGCGACAGCATCGGCAGGCAGGAGAAGCCGCCCGTCGCGTCGGCCAGCGGGCCGCGCGTGGTCACCAGCAGGTGCGTGCCGCCCCTGAAGGCGGCCAGCGTGCCGCCGAGTGCCGCCGCCTCGCGCAGCAGGCCCTCCTCGCTGTCGACCTCGATCAGCCCGAGCGCGATCTGCGCGTCCTCCTGCGCCTGCCCCTCGGCGGTGAGCAGCAGCTGGCGCAGCGCCACCCGCACCGAGTGCACCGAGGGCGCGAGGCGCAGCACGTGCATGTCGTCGCGCAGCGCCTCGTGCACCGAGCTGAGACAGGTGATCACGGCGTGGTCGCCGCCGCGCCGGTGGAAGGAGACGGCCTTCTTGGAGGTCATCTCGGGCCGGTAGGGCAGCGTGCGCACCTGGTCGGTGGGCAGCCCCGCCTCCTCGAACGTGGCGTGGACGTCGGCGGACGAGATCGTGTCGATGGACAGGCGCGTGATGTCCTGGCCCTCGTGCTGGAGCCGTACCAGAGCGGTCAGCAGCGTCGCCCCGGAGTAGTCGACGAACGCCGCGGGACGGGTGAGCGCCTCGGCGTCACTGGCCAGCATGTACGGCACGATGCCGGTGAACAGCCACCCCTCTACGGTGGACGAGTGCGCCTCGACGATCGCGGGAGCCTGCGACTCGTGGTCGTAGTCGAGCCGCAGCGCGGTGACGCCCGGCTGCTCCTCGCAGGTGGCCGCGACGTCGTCGACCAGATCGTGCGGGCCGACGACCCCGATGACGATTCCCACCCACGCCTCCCTCTGCCATATTACGGTCAAGACCGAAAGGGTAACTCGTGACTCCGAAGTTTCCAACCATGGCCGATCCCGAGGGCCGTACGCTCGGCGACGAGGAGGTGGCCGCCCTGGAGCGGGTGATCCGCTCGGGCATGCTCAACTCCGTGTGGGGAACCGAGGCGCGGGCGCTCGAGCGGGAGATGACCGAACTGTACGGCGTCCGCCACGCGAT
This window of the Nonomuraea africana genome carries:
- a CDS encoding hydantoinase B/oxoprolinase family protein, which translates into the protein MTAVDPILVEIVEGTLASVEKEVETAIARTARSPMIRDAHDFRAGIHDIRLRKLTGRSYSALVQPVVRDFPIETMNQGDVFFHNDVYLSEGGIGHLPDLCVTVPVFHRGEVVSFVQAFGHHDDIGGSVPGSMPSHARSVFEEGLMVPPIRLWERGVPNEAALRIMTRNSRMPDSLAGDLDAECSACLMGARRLAELFDRYGRAEVERCFDAIIGKTTETFRRELLSKIPEGVYVWEDYAEHDGVDEPRLHTQRITLTRLEDRLVIDFTGTSPQAKGPINHAGDYADGVFLKKWLAPILRNLADTPERMAELDVNEGVVPLIEMRFPEKGTLLTPVFPAPTNARTFVILRLLGVLAGVLAKATGGRMPADQETIRYTGVYGEDAGGVPYLMREVLGGGSGGRWYADGEDTIHVVPDSRNIPVEFAEARWPFRVERLGLAVDSGGPGLFRGGLGYDKHIRMLRDASYMSIADRSILSCWGVNGGRAGRPFTVSVAGQEMEGLVDDHPVRAGEIIRIRTTGGGGWGSPYERDPEKVAADVRDGKVSAEGARADYGVVLDGDEVDEAATRELRARLSAAPAPFFDRGPGYPTLSGGRTHAEVDDH
- a CDS encoding transposase, producing the protein MRRSFTFLLRPTSKQAVALAQCVEDHRQMYNAALEHRRTAYRKAGVTVRYGDQSAELKHIRADDPDGHGRWSFSSQQATLRRLDKTFAAFFSRVKASRAPGFPRFKGRGWFDTVQWPKDGDGCRWDSQPEHPSARFVRLQGIGHVRVHQHRPVR
- a CDS encoding RNA-guided endonuclease InsQ/TnpB family protein — translated: MKTISVKREGRRWYVVLSCDGVPAQTLPATGAVAGIDMGVASLVTTSDGRHLANPRHLATSADRLAEAQRDLTRKKRGSKRRRKAVVRVAALHAKVRRQRLDSAHKAALALVMVHEDLRIANMTRSASGTLEAPGRNVAAKSGLNRSILDAGWGVFLTVLAHKAESAGRELIAVNPANTSRTCSRCGHCAQENRVTQAEFACVACGHTAHADVNAAINILRAGLALRQAAGAA
- a CDS encoding Gfo/Idh/MocA family protein; its protein translation is MRIALAGLATSHPYTDARTLARHAELVVWEQDEERLRRFTQEHPSAKVAGSLPELLAAEPDGVVLTVPNPQAPDALRAVLETGAPVFMNKPAAATRAQLDALDRLEITDRVLSSSVLRFAPAFTAARVDPDEVLAVRATVRHDVGLWATGYNPWQDTPGAGGGTMVTMGIHGVELLVALLGPAVRLAGAAGAVRHYEGLRSEDTGVMALRWDSGVTGTVEIIGVSDSEAYTVTVHTRDGSRDIVIEGGDDVLKGLGYEGTVEAFLAMVGGAPSPVPWAQTRAILGVLVDAREAVPAR
- a CDS encoding NAD-dependent epimerase/dehydratase family protein, with amino-acid sequence MRTVAELEERLARPSDGLVDDLARLDGDIMILGAGGKLGPSLVRLALNATKGSRRIVAVSRFSEPGLADDLTREGATVVSADVADEQALRDLPDVENVVFLVGAKFGTQGAEHATWFTNSYLPGRVADRFRDSRIAALSTGNVYPLVPVTSGGATEETPADPVGEYAMSCLGRERVMSHFSEKYGTRLALIRLNYAVEMRYGVLVDLAQKVHAGEPVDLSTGMANVVWQGYANEVTLRSLLHAQAPPFTLNLTGPELISVRQAATDLGRALGKQPSFVGEEAPTALLSNAAKCHRLFGYPELAPAELIELTARWVADGGPLLGKPTKFERRDGRF
- a CDS encoding dihydrodipicolinate synthase family protein yields the protein MLSTAPEAQTSVRDLFRRGLVIPAHPLALDAGRKLDERRQRALTRYYVEAGAGGLAVGVHTTQFAIHGTDLLPPVLELAAETAREAGREIVMVAGATGPTDQAVAEAELARSLGYHMVLLSPYRELNEDQLIERARAVGEVLPVIGFYLQPAVGGRTLSRSFWTRLAAIESVVGIKVAPFDRYRTLDVLHGVVRAGRADEVALYTGNDDHILADLITTHRVIVDGREVEVEFVGGLLGQWAVWVKKAVELLDEAKLARAGDDAAVRRLLGLDGHLTDANAAIFDSANGFHGCIPGIHEILRRQGLLAGRWCLDPAEELSPGQLAEIDRVWAAYPWLRDDDFVAEGLDRWLA